A single Zootoca vivipara chromosome 1, rZooViv1.1, whole genome shotgun sequence DNA region contains:
- the TMEM258 gene encoding transmembrane protein 258, with protein MELETMSRYTSPVNPAVFPHLTVVLLAIGMFFTAWFFVYEVTSTKYTRDIYKELLISLVASLFMGFGVLFLLLWVGIYV; from the exons ATG GAGCTGGAGACAATGAGCAGATACACCAGCCCGGTGAACCCGGCTGTGTTTCCACACCTCACCGTGGTCCTGCTGGCCATCGGCATGTTCTTCACCGCCTGGTTCTTTGT ATATGAAGTGACCTCGACCAAGTACACCcgggacatttacaaggaactgCTCATCTCTCTGGTTGCTTCACTCTTTATGGGCTTTGGAGTACTCTTCTTACTGCTATGGGTCGGAATCTATGTGTAA
- the FEN1 gene encoding flap endonuclease 1: MGIHGLAKLIADIAPGAIRENDIKSYFGRKVAIDASMSIYQFLIAVRQGADMLQNEEGEITSHLMGMFYRTIRMVENGIKPVYVFDGKPPQLKSGELAKRTERRAEAEKQLQEAKEAGEEENVEKFSKRLVKVTKQHNDECKKLLTLMGIPYVDAPGEAEASCAALVKASKVYAAATEDMDCLTFGSPVLMRHLTASEAKKLPIQEFHLSRILQDLSLTQKEFVDLCILLGCDYCESIRGIGPKRAVELIKQHKSIEKILQQIDDKKYSVPENWLHKEAQLLFLEPEVVDPEAVDLKWNEPDEEELVNFLCGEKQFNEERIRNGVKRLHKSRQGSTQGRLDDFFKVTGSITSAKRKEPEPKGSARKKARGGGALTSKFKRGK; encoded by the coding sequence ATGGGAATCCATGGTTTGGCCAAGCTGATTGCTGATATAGCTCCTGGTGCCATTCGAGAGAATGACATTAAGAGTTACTTTGGCCGGAAGGTGGCCATTGATGCGTCTATGAGTATTTATCAGTTCCTGATTGCTGTAAGGCAGGGAGCTGACATGCTGCAGAATGAAGAAGGCGAAATCACAAGCCACCTGATGGGGATGTTCTACCGCACCATCCGCATGGTGGAAAATGGCATCAAGCCTGTCTATGTCTTTGATGGCAAGCCCCCACAGTTGAAATCGGGGGAACTAGCCAAACGTACCGAGCGCCGAGCTGAAGCGGAGAAGCAGTTGCAAGAGGCCAAAGAGGCAGGTGAGGAGGAAAATGTAGAAAAGTTCAGCAAGAGGTTAGTGAAGGTGACCAAGCAGCACAACGATGAGTGCAAGAAGCTGCTGACCTTGATGGGCATCCCTTATGTTGATGCACCTGGCGAGGCTGAAGCTAGCTGTGCTGCACTGGTGAAAGCGAGCAAGGTCTATGCAGCTGCTACTGAGGATATGGATTGCTTGACCTTTGGTAGCCCTGTGCTGATGCGGCATCTTACAGCCAGTGAGGCGAAGAAGCTGCCGATTCAGGAATTCCACCTGAGCCGCATCCTTCAGGATTTGAGCCTGACGCAGAAGGAGTTTGTGGACCTTTGCATACTGCTGGGCTGCGACTACTGCGAGAGCATCCGGGGCATTGGGCCGAAGCGGGCCGTGGAGCTGATCAAGCAGCACAAGAGCATAGAAAAGATTCTCCAGCAAATAGATGACAAGAAGTATTCTGTGCCTGAGAACTGGCTGCACAAGGAGGCCCAGCTGCTCTTCCTGGAACCTGAAGTTGTCGACCCCGAAGCTGTGGATCTGAAGTGGAACGAACCAGATGAGGAAGAGCTGGTCAACTTCTTGTGCGGAGAGAAGCAGTTCAACGAAGAAAGAATACGCAACGGGGTCAAGAGACTGCACAAGAGTCGCCAGGGCAGTACTCAGGGCCGATTAGATGACTTCTTCAAGGTTACTGGCTCCATCACTTCAGCCAAACGCAAAGAGCCAGAACCCAAGGGATCCGCCAGGAAGAAAGCAAGGGGCGGTGGTGCACTAACATCAAAGTTTAAAAGAGGGAAGTAA